The Pimelobacter simplex genomic sequence TCGCGGGCCTCGAACGTGCCGAACTCGGCGATCCGGACCTGCTCGCCCGCGGCGACCGCCGTCACGACGGCGTCGAGCGCGGCGGCGACGGCGGCCGTCGCGGTGGCGGCGTCGAGGCCGGCGGTGCGGGCGACGTGGTCGATGAGCTGGTTGCGGTTCATGGTTCTCTCCTCGGGGTCGGGCGGTGGAG encodes the following:
- a CDS encoding HU family DNA-binding protein gives rise to the protein MNRNQLIDHVARTAGLDAATATAAVAAALDAVVTAVAAGEQVRIAEFGTFEARERSARQGRNPQTGEPIEIAATTAPAFRAASAFRARVAAGASR